The following DNA comes from Chitinophaga nivalis.
GACGGTACCCGCCGCTGGGTGATGGCCAGTTCCGCGAATATTTTCGATCATAGCGGTAATATCATCGGGGGGGCCGGTATCCACATGGATATCACCCACCAGAAAAAACTGCAACAGGAACTGGAAGAGGCCCGCCGCCAGGCAGAAGAAGCCCGGCATGCCCAAAAGGATTTCCTGGCCAGCATGAGTCATGAAATCCGCACGCCGCTAAATGCCATTATTGGCATGGCACATCTCCTGGATGAAACCAACCTGGATGCACAGCAAAAAGAATATGTCAGCATCCTGAAACATTCCTCTGGTATACTGCTGGGCATCGTCAGCGATATTCTGGATATTTCCAGAATAGAAGCGGGCGAATTCCAGGTAAATCAGCGCGAATTTAATCTCCGCGAATTAATACAATCCCTGCGACATACCTTTGAGCTGAAACTGGGTCGCCGCCCTATCAAAATCACCGCGGAACTGGAAGCCAGCCTGAATACCTGGCTGATTGGCGATGATATGCTATTGAACCAAATACTACTCAATTTGTTAGGAAATGCAGAGAAGTTTACGGGAGAAGGAGAGATAGCGGTGAAAGCCTCTCTGGAGAGCTGGCGCGAGGATAAAATCTGGATACGGTTCCGGGTATGTGATACTGGTATCGGCATCAAAAAAGATAAACTGGAACTGATCTTCCGGAACTACAAACAAGCCGAAGGAGATATCCGGGAAAAATACGGCGGCACCGGATTGGGACTGGCTATCGCCAAACAGCTGGTGGAATTGCAGGGTGGTACGATCGGTGTGGAGGAAGCTGCCGGATTTAATACCTGCCTCTCTTTTAACCTGCCATTTATGGATAGCCGGAAACCGTTGTCTGCCACCGGCGGAAAACAAAGCCGGAAATTCAGGCAACACTCTTTCGAAGGCGCCAGGGTACTGGTGGTGGAAGACAATCCGATGAACCTCCGTTACATCATGAGCTTACTGGAAAAATACAGGATCGACTATCAGCTGGCTACCAACGGCCCCGATGCAGTTTACTTCCTGGAATCCCGGCAATATGACCTCATCCTGATGGATATCCGCATTCCTGGCATGAACGGCCTGGAACTGGCCCAAAAGATCAGAGCAAATGAAGCCCAGCCCAATGTAGCCACCCCGGTGATTGCCACCACGGCAGTAGCCATGGAAAGTACCGCCAGCATGGCAAGAGCGGCCGGTATTACGGATATGCTTACCAAACCCTACACACCGGATCAACTGTTACAAGTATTTAATAAATATCTCAACGAAGACGAAACTGAATTAATAATGGAAGAAGTGCAGAACCTAAG
Coding sequences within:
- a CDS encoding PAS domain-containing hybrid sensor histidine kinase/response regulator, yielding MKPIGQNSRKKSTPVAAGLPTPVPAIFTLPLTACLNNTSAGILVTSETHQCSWINGVFEKKITTPSPVGLSLAALIRYFIPLISEPQAFEKKMKTLTRDKKPYFGWQLPFTNGQIWEISYLPVFDGPQFKGSIWQIIDITRKHNVQAAIRRNEEKFRVILNNLNAAMCETDVAGNITRVYESFCRLSGYEEKELIGKNITEVFVPEENRDFASNLRKHRINDNVPLVYDMEVVLKDGTRRWVMASSANIFDHSGNIIGGAGIHMDITHQKKLQQELEEARRQAEEARHAQKDFLASMSHEIRTPLNAIIGMAHLLDETNLDAQQKEYVSILKHSSGILLGIVSDILDISRIEAGEFQVNQREFNLRELIQSLRHTFELKLGRRPIKITAELEASLNTWLIGDDMLLNQILLNLLGNAEKFTGEGEIAVKASLESWREDKIWIRFRVCDTGIGIKKDKLELIFRNYKQAEGDIREKYGGTGLGLAIAKQLVELQGGTIGVEEAAGFNTCLSFNLPFMDSRKPLSATGGKQSRKFRQHSFEGARVLVVEDNPMNLRYIMSLLEKYRIDYQLATNGPDAVYFLESRQYDLILMDIRIPGMNGLELAQKIRANEAQPNVATPVIATTAVAMESTASMARAAGITDMLTKPYTPDQLLQVFNKYLNEDETELIMEEVQNLSGYEFNNDLDVRYLTALYENNISYAADLFEIFIRTIREEVAKLKVLVERHDWEQMKFQVHKLKPNFAMVGLTWISAKMQILENYLRTHQEYHNNEIASLFNEITVEVTKFYPVVEAEYGKMRAFVNEAGGD